From a region of the Haematobia irritans isolate KBUSLIRL chromosome 4, ASM5000362v1, whole genome shotgun sequence genome:
- the LOC142234024 gene encoding uncharacterized protein LOC142234024, with amino-acid sequence MSEILNVTEKPFSDENITKKDYHSYVPYIRSFKNNDEIRITIQNQDLYVLPAESYIYIEGYITVASGEKAANARLKNNCVAYMFDEIRYELNGVEIDRSRYLGISSTIKNFASLTSFESNMLLNAGWSSLDDISVNTFNFYVPLKMLLGFAEDFNKIILHSKHDLILHRSSNDSQACFSMDPKENLNLTITNVTWRIPHVQLSDPMKIKAMKTVRDGTSLPIAFRSWDCHFNPTFFGSMKCNWNVKLSLNRERPRFILFAFEGEGKFVHCNLTNIKVHLNSETYPYDDLNLKFEENRYAILYEMYTKFQENYYQRESHPILSVDDFKISPLIVIDVSHQNEMIKHGPIDVKLEIETSRPIAQNTHAYCLILHDRLMEYTPLTGVVRKII; translated from the coding sequence ATGTCTGAAATTCTTAATGTAACTGAAAAGCCGTTTTCAGATGAAAATATAACTAAAAAAGACTATCATAGTTATGTGCCATATATTCGCTCATTTAAAAACAATGATGAAATCAGAATAACCATTCAAAATCAAGATTTGTACGTATTGCCAGCTGAAAGCTATATTTACATAGAGGGTTACATAACAGTGGCTAGTGGAGAGAAAGCCGCCAATGCACGATTAAAAAACAATTGTGTGGCATACATGTTTGATGAAATCCGCTATGAGCTTAATGGTGTTGAAATTGATCGATCTAGATATCTTGGTATATCTAgcacaataaaaaatttcgctTCCCTAACAAGTTTTGAGAGTAATATGCTCCTGAATGCAGGATGGAGTTCATTAGACGATATATCTGTAAACACATTCAATTTTTATGTCCCATTAAAAATGTTACTGGGGTTTGCtgaagatttcaataaaattatattacatAGCAAACATGACTTAATACTTCATCGAAGTTCTAACGATAGCCAAGCATGTTTTTCAATGGATCCAaaggaaaatctaaatttaACAATTACCAATGTGACGTGGAGGATACCCCATGTTCAGCTCTCTGaccctatgaaaataaaagccATGAAAACAGTACGTGATGGAACATCATTACCGATTGCATTTCGAAGTTGGGATTGTCATTTTAATCCAACTTTCTTTGGGTCGATGAAATGTAATTGGAATGTAAAGCTATCGCTGAATAGGGAGAGACCACGattcattttatttgcatttgaaGGTGAAGGAAAATTTGTTCACTGCAACTTAACAAACATAAAAGTACATTTGAATTCAGAGACCTATCCGTATgatgatttaaatttgaaatttgaagaaaatcgatATGCAATACTCTAtgaaatgtatacaaaatttcaagaaaattattatcaaaGAGAGTCACATCCAATCTTAAGTGTTGATGATTTCAAGATCTCCCCACTAATTGTCATTGATGTTAGCCACCAAAATGAAATGATAAAGCATGGCCCAATAGATGTCAAACTTGAAATTGAAACGAGTAGACCAATCGCACAAAATACACATGCCTACTGTCTTATACTGCATGATCGCCTGATGGAATACACACCTTTGACTGGAGTTGttcgaaaaattatttaa